A portion of the Malania oleifera isolate guangnan ecotype guangnan chromosome 3, ASM2987363v1, whole genome shotgun sequence genome contains these proteins:
- the LOC131150407 gene encoding uncharacterized protein LOC131150407, giving the protein MGCIRKIRRVLGDGSLFIGWILNSQKGGQRTAKRAQRKPRLSIHTSSRALLHSKNGAPPRTRRPPSPQTHSGKPAAATCCEPFPRRPCCWRREPPTQQLSSCGEVPNRSSACSCSWRDPTVPHAQLRQLPSAPVTDNPKTPLPLQSSAIAATQAPLARTPANAPQSPATQAPSARTPANAPRSPASREHQQDPDHRLPPPVSATPP; this is encoded by the coding sequence ggttttgggggatggaagcctatttataggctggatTCTCAACAGCCAAAAGGGGGGGCAGCGCACAGCGAAGAGGGCGCAGCGCAAGCCAAGACTCTCCATCCATACTAGTAGCCGAGCCCTTCTCCACAGCAAGAACGGAGCCCCTCCACGAACCAGACGTCCACCGTCTCCGCAAACCCACTCCGGCAAACCAGCTGCAGCAACTTGCTGCGAGCCCTTCCCCAGACGTCCCTGCTGCTGGCGTCGCGAACCACCCACGCAGCAACTCAGCTCCTGCGGCGAAGTTCCCAACCGCTCCTCAGCCTGCTCCTGCTCCTGGCGAGATCCCACGGTGCCTCATGCTCAGCTCCGGCAACTACCGTCCGCACCAGTCACAGACAACCCGAAGACACCTCTACCACTGCAATCCTCTGCAATCGCTGCAACCCAGGCACCATTAGCCAGAACTCCGGCGAACGCACCACAGAGTCCAGCAACCCAGGCACCATCAGCCAGAACTCCGGCGAACGCACCACGGAGTCCAGCTTCCCGTGAACACCAACAAGACCCCGACCATCGTCTGCCCCCTCCAGTCTCGGCAACACCACCGTGA